One Aegilops tauschii subsp. strangulata cultivar AL8/78 chromosome 7, Aet v6.0, whole genome shotgun sequence genomic window carries:
- the LOC109734356 gene encoding uncharacterized protein, whose amino-acid sequence MGKKLPPSTPTAGRRRKGPSLAPLSACKRRRTHEASGWASLPTDVVHLVTSRLLAGDVVDYIVFRAVCSGWRSCTSDARDPTLSKPDLWPRGWVALCDGDGVRPDDAGEIGFFHARTARRLRVRLPELLRHRIVGFTQGLIILLNKRTAAVRVLHPFTRVVVDLPSLVPVFHDAVRNRNSLLDMNAAVCSASATSIAVVAWFPWTHVVIGAEAGRPTWEVLHRGLFLRSILPFQGRLYATVGEGGSRKIMQLYPRSPHPVLAHVPNNFGDPCLCSYFLVESGGRVLLAIRHLTAQHCGVDPFQQNAYKLFALDIDRGELIPVNCLGGRALFLSRDRSLSVSARDLPSVNSNSIYFSLRRDPVVVHSIRTGFSERLAVTCQIHDGKDRIRPSVCPFTIADHLLTYCHPHEWTKGLMFHEYHSIPESFEELTKNIKAKNSELRIPRIAAR is encoded by the exons TGGTTCACCTCGTCACCAGCCGCCTGCTGGCCGGCGACGTGGTGGACTACATCGTCTTCCGGGCCGTCTGCTCCGGCTGGCGCAGCTGCACGAGCGACGCGCGCGACCCCACGCTGAGCAAACCGGACCTCTGGCCGCGCGGCTGGGTCGCCCTCTGCGACGGCGACGGGGTACGCCCGGACGACGCCGGCGAGATCGGCTTCTTCCACGCGCGGACGGCCaggcgcctccgcgtccgcctgCCGGAGCTCCTGCGCCACAGGATCGTCGGTTTCACCCAGGGACTGATCATTCTTCTGAACAAACGCACCGCCGCCGTCCGGGTGCTGCATCCCTTCACACGGGTCGTGGTCGACCTCCCGTCCCTCGTCCCTGTGTTCCACGACGCCGTCAGGAACCGGAACTCTCTGCTTGACATGAATGCTGCGGTCTGCAGCGCGTCCGCGACCTCCATTGCCGTGGTGGCATGGTTCCCGTGGACACATGTGGTGATCGGCGCCGAGGCTGGCCGCCCAACTTGGGAGGTCCTCCACCGAGGGCTTTTCCTTAGGAGCATCCTGCCCTTCCAAGGAAGGCTTTACGCGACAGTCGGCGAGGGTGGCTCAAGGAAGATCATGCAGCTGTATCCGAGATCACCACATCCTGTGCTTGCTCATGTTCCAAATAATTTTGGTGATCCGTGCCTATGCAGCTACTTCCTCGTGGAGTCTGGTGGGCGAGTGCTGCTTGCCATCCGCCATTTAACTGCACAACATTGTGGCGTGGACCCCTTCCAGCAAAATGCCTATAAGCTATTTGCGTTGGACATCGACCGCGGTGAGCTGATCCCAGTGAACTGCCTCGGTGGCCGCGCGCTGTTCCTCAGCAGGGATCGGTCCCTCTCTGTTTCAGCCAGGGACCTCCCTTCTGTGAACAGCAACTCCATTTACTTCTCTTTGCGCCGTGACCCTGTTGTGGTGCACTCCATAAGGACAGGTTTCTCTGAGCGGCTAGCAGTGACATGCCAAATACATGATGGGAAGGATAGGATCCGACCCTCCGTGTGCCCCTTCACCATTGCTGACCATCTTCTAACCTACTGCCATCCTCATGAGTG GACAAAAGGACTCATGTTTCATGAGTACCACTCCATACCTGAATCTTTTGAGGAATTGACGAAGAACATCAAGGCAAAAAATTCCGAACTACGGATTCCTCGCATTGCGGCTCGTTGA